Proteins from one Podospora pseudoanserina strain CBS 124.78 chromosome 1, whole genome shotgun sequence genomic window:
- a CDS encoding hypothetical protein (COG:T; EggNog:ENOG503NVKN), which produces MSGAFQAPPHHPTSVSALQTPPLNTASPVNRQYSPGHPSPTQEYYANHSQQPSRASPADSSSRHPSRRPSATNNDHLADRNSPMSSRVAGASPAPVPVSAAASTASPDFSASNQRRTMPAAAVPPRTSSSRRAPTSERSTDSSSRRTHGDSSRETNGRMDSADEAAMQNSRNHRRASSQANSTYDPRTNPSAPAAVRSPPVTTNSTKAPSREASDILNSILISQPEVDIEREKERLAQAQPHQPAAMLDDDAAPPPIVNAGHNGEEARRGGRSRHDHSKREKHTKFGEYILGNTIGEGEFGKVKLGWKQEGGVQVAIKLIKKDQLGSNPSRMAKIMREVAILKQLTHPNIVRLHKMEESERHYGIVLEYASGGELFDYILNHRYLKDNAARRLFAQLVSGVGYLHKKGIVHRDLKLENLLLDRNRNIIITDFGFANTFDPAEELSEEEELNLTDREFVKRMGLDRVKPSGSRKGDLMQTSCGSPCYAAPELVVSDSLYTGRKVDVWSCGVILYAMLAGYLPFDDDPANPEGDNINLLYKYIVNTPLTFPEYVTPHARDLLRRILVPNPRKRADLFEVARHSWLSEYAHVVEFITSSTTTPGEIQNTTVPSEDDAPGLARSASVREASKKTTVPPALGGLATKQGTIDTEAEAAAYAKQQRDNKRRTVQVEYVAPNTQTQRGEAASTQSSGGRTRARSGSQGAVEVVDQNPGSSSSPDDKQNLRDPAGTKDAYGKPPVSSRRPPSAHRNVNSGAAAVQRVGGRDARATSETAFFGSAAPTTNARPNTGGSMQSLGSRAAGNRSSYGQPAPPELADTNAHGKIQQPPSRGKNSYGMPSTGDAQNTEYGRPSISAIPPKFARVSGFEGSPSGSGTNLTNTSQEGKGHKRSSTMGEISGKLFGRSGSLFGGRNRKRQQEQQEKNKRYPPVSMNNALAGAEEPRVSMDSKRSRRSYSIGLGNKRSGSISGSQGSQQEKQNRRFSFMPGGFSFKSMGISKDEPSPALDSQQDLPIQEPPTVDQYGRYVEQDVEREHVDASTLDGMYAQLQGPPRSNDQYGQQQPRPQQQQQQQQQQQQQQRQEYSSNQYDGRRPSNVEGYQSQTLMNSSSDHSIDNNMRRPAGSAPQLPHLSPQDTAQDGRRVASGGRPGRGVLQKNKRFVDAWDSDGNTRGHDHSGSSGPARKVMDFFRRRGKARAGELN; this is translated from the exons ATGTCTGGTGCGTTCCAGGCACCGCCGCACCATCCGACGTCAGTTTCTGCCCTGCAGACGCCGCCCCTGAATACTGCATCGCCTGTCAATCGCCAGTACTCGCCTGGccatccatcgccaacacAGGAGTACTATGCCAATCACAGCCAGCAGCCCTCCAGAGCATCGCCCGCTGATTCCTCGTCGCGACACCCTTCGCGGAGACCCAGtgccaccaacaacgaccATCTTGCCGACCGCAATTCCCCGATGAGCTCTCGCGTCGCCGGCGCCTCGCCCGCTCCAGTTCCCGTGTCTGCGGCAGCATCTACGGCTTCTCCCGACTTTTCGGCTTCTAATCAAAGGCGAACCATGCCTGCCGCCGCTGTCCCTCCCCGGACATCCAGCTCCCGACGCGCTCCAACCTCGGAAAGATCCACTGACTCGTCGTCTCGCCGGACACACGGTGACTCGAGCCGCGAAACCAATGGCAGGATGGATTCAGCCGACGAGGCTGCCATGCAGAACTCACGCAACCACCGCCGGGCGAGCAGCCAGGCAAACAGCACCTACGACCCCCGCACAAACCCATCGGCACCTGCAGCTGTTCGCTCACCACCTGTTACCACAAACTCGACCAAGGCCCCTTCGAGAGAGGCCAGCGATATCCTGAATAGCATACTTATCTCGCAGCCGGAGGTGGACATTGAACGAGAAAAGGAGCGGTTGGCACAAGCTCAGCCGCACCAACCCGCGGCCATGCTTGACGACGATgcagcacctcctcccatcgTGAATGCGGGACACAATGGCGAAGAGGCTCggagaggtggaaggagTCGTCACGACCACtcgaaaagagaaaagcacACCAAGTTTGGCGAATACATTCTCGGTAATACAAttggcgagggagagttTGGAAAGGTCAAGCTCGGGTGGAagcaggagggtggtgttcaA GTGGCCATCAAGCTGATCAAGAAAGATCAGCTGGGAAGCAATCCTTCTCGTATGGCCAAGATCATGCGCGAAGTGGCCATTTTGAAGCAATTAACTCATCCAAACATTGTCAGGTTGCACAAAATGGAAGAGTCGGAGCGACATTACGGCATTGTGCTCGAGTACGCATCCGGCGGAGAGTTGTTCGACTACATTCTGAACCACCGCTATCTCAAGGACAATGCTGCCCGTAGATTGTTTGCACAGCTTGTGTCCGGTGTGGGGTATCTGCACAAGAAGGGCATCGTACATCGCGATTTGAAGCTGGAGAATCTTCTGCTGGATCGCAACCGGAACATCATCATTACCGACTTTGGCTTCGCCAACACGTTTGATCCTGCCGAGGAACTcagcgaagaagaggagctcAACTTGACGGACCGCGAGTTTGTCAAGCGGATGGGTCTTGACAGAGTCAAGCCCAGCGGATCCAGGAAAGGCGATCTGATGCAGACTAGTTGTGGCAGTCCATGCTACGCAGCCCCAGAGCTGGTTGTCAGCGACTCGCTATACACAGGCAGAAAGGTGGACGTCTGGAGCTGTGGTGTTATACTG TACGCCATGCTCGCTGGGTATCTGCCGTTCGACGACGACCCGGCGAACCCGGAGGGTGATAACATTAACCTTCTGTACAAGTACATTGTCAACACCCCGCTCACGTTTCCCGAATACGTCACACCTCATGCCCGAGACTTGCTGCGACGAATCTTAGTGCCCAACCCCCGCAAGCGCGCCGATTTGTTCGAAGTCGCCCGTCATAGTTGGCTCAGCGAGTATGCACATGTCGTCGAATTCATCAcatccagcaccaccacccctggCGAGATTCAAAACACTACAGTTCCGTCTGAAGACGATGCGCCAGGCCTGGCACGCAGCGCCTCTGTTCGCGAGGCATCAAAGAAGACGACGGTTCCTCCTGCATTGGGTGGATTGGCGACAAAGCAGGGCACCATTGATACCGAagccgaggcggcggcgtaCGCCAAGCAGCAACGCGATAACAAGCGCCGGACAGTCCAGGTGGAATATGTTGCGCCGAACACTCAGACGCAACGAGGAGAGGCTGCAAGTACCCAGTCTTCTGGTGGCCGCACACGCGCTCGCTCTGGCAGCCAGGGTGCCGtagaggtggtggaccagaATCCTGGTTCGTCCTCTTCACCGGACGACAAACAAAACTTGAGAGACCCGGCGGGAACCAAAGATGCTTATGGAAAGCCGCCGGTGTCTTCGCGGAGACCCCCAAGCGCCCACCGCAACGTCAACTcgggtgctgctgctgtacAGCGCGTCGGCGGTCGCGATGCCCGTGCTACCTCGGAGACTGCCTTTTTCGGTTCCGCGGCCCCAACAACGAACGCGAGACCCAACACTGGAGGTTCCATGCAGTCCCTGGGCTCCCGAGCTGCAGGCAACCGTTCCTCGTATGGCCAGCCAGCACCGCCTGAGCTTGCCGATACAAATGCGCATGGGAAAATTCAGCAACCACCTAGCCGGGGCAAGAATTCATACGGAATGCCATCGACGGGAGACGCTCAAAATACGGAGTACGGGCGGCCCAGCATCAGCGCCATTCCTCCCAAATTCGCCCGTGTCTCGGGGTTCGAGGGTTCACCTTCTGGCTCGGGTACGAACCTCACCAACACTAGccaggaaggaaagggacACAAGAGATCTAGCACAATGGGTGAGATTAGTGGCAAACTCTTTGGCCGCAGCGGCTCGCTGTTTGGAGGTAGGAATCGCAagcggcagcaggagcagcaggaaaagaacaagagaTACCCGCCCGTCAGCATGAACAATGCGCTCGCAGGTGCCGAGGAACCTAGGGTGTCTATGGACTCGAAGCGATCTCGCCGGTCGTACTCTATTGGCCTTGGTAACAAGAGATCCGGCAGCATATCCGGATCCCAAGGCTcgcagcaggagaagcagaACAGGCGGTTTTCATTTATGCCTGGCGGTTTCTCTTTCAAATCGATGGGCATTTCAAAAGATGAGCCTTCGCCTGCTTTGGATTCACAGCAAGACCTGCCGATTCAAGAGCCTCCCACGGTTGATCAGTATGGTCGATACGTCGAGCAAGATGTGGAACGGGAGCATGTGGATGCCTCTACCCTTGATGGAATGTATGCTCAGCTTCAGGGACCACCAAGATCTAACGATCAGTacggccagcagcaaccaaggccgcaacaacaacaacaacaacaacaacaacaacagcagcagcagcgacaggAATATTCGTCAAATCAATACGACGGGCGTCGCCCTTCTAATGTCGAGGGGTACCAGAGCCAGACGTTGATGAATAGCAGCTCGGACCACTCAATCGACAACAATATGCGAAGGCCTGCTGGATCGGCACCACAGTTGCCACACCTTTCGCCACAAGACACGGCACAAGACGGACGCAGAGTTGCTAGCGGCGGGCGGCCCGGCCGTGGTGTGTTGCAGAAGAACAAGCGGTTTGTTGACGCGTGGGATTCGGATGGAAACACTCGGGGACATGACCACTCTGGAAGTAGTGGGCCTGCACGAAAAGTTATGGACTTTTTCCGGAGGAGGGGCAAAGCCAGAGCCGGAGAGCTGAACTAG
- the WC-2 gene encoding White collar-2 protein light receptor (EggNog:ENOG503Q4KB; COG:A): MSHGPPPSLSGSNYFGYGTGSVGGVTMSGDPNDMMSLLDSSMFPPFDDNMSMSLDAQQPFNPSGPAAVQPSPSAGLAPSVDLPFSPDDSSSAANVGGGGGGGGGPGAGPLPVATLGSGNGGGSGGSNTTANTVTEFTKRRNWPAKVVEELQDFLHILDANGRIKHVSPSVEKLTGHKPADLLDVFLKDLIHPDDVGVFTSELNESIASGSPLRLFYRLRKSDNKYAIFESVGHAHIAAAKFAPNPNNQSPFCQAVFMMSRPYPTKNAGFLDSFLEHKIENERLKRRIAELKREEQDEVEESHRTWRQSQEGRSDITPSDADTSTFFGGGGARPTATSPMYTMSGNAPASTDMPPPNLPASASAAAAAAAAAAAVSLTREALEGMTGSNRPDSIRDKMARYEGGTHVDTIEMLTGLRYQQGERSRGITTGNASPTLVKGDAGIAIPADRDPRGGGGDKKKKLKVTEEYVCTDCGTLDSPEWRKGPNGPKTLCNACGLRWAKKEKKRNKDNSNNSNGGTGNGNNGGDHHQIENVG; the protein is encoded by the exons ATGTCTCACgggcctcctccctctctgtCGGGGAGCAACTATTTTGGCTATGGCACGGGCTCCGTGGGCGGCGTTACT ATGAGCGGTGATCCGAACGACATGATGTCGCTGCTGGACAGTTCCATGTTTCCCCCATTTGACGACAACATGTCCATGAGCCTCGACGCCCAGCAgcccttcaacccctcagGCCCCGCCGCCGTACAGCCCTCCCCGTCAGCAGGCTTGGCGCCGTCGGTCGACCTGCCCTTCTCCCCGGACGACTCGTCATCCGCCGCAAACgtaggcggcggcggaggaggaggaggagggcccGGCGCcggccccctccccgtcgCGACGTTGGGATCCGGAaatgggggtgggagtggcgGCTCCAACACCACGGCCAACACGGTCACCGAGTTCACCAAGCGCCGCAACTGGCCCGCCAAAGTCGTAGAAGAGCTCCAGGActtcctccacatcctcgacGCCAACGGCCGCATCAAGCATGTCTCCCCCAGCGTCGAGAAACTCACGGGCCACAAGCCggccgacctcctcgacgtCTTCCTCAAAGACCTGATCCACCCCGACGACGTCGGCGTCTTCACCTCGGAGCTCAACGAGTCCATCGCCTCGGGCTCCCCGCTCCGATTGTTCTACCGCCTCCGAAAATCCGACAACAAGTACGCCATCTTTGAGTCCGTCGGCCACGCCCACATCGCCGCCGCGAAGTTCgcgcccaaccccaacaaccaatcCCCCTTTTGCCAGGCCGTCTTTATGATGTCCCGTCCGTACCCGACCAAGAACGCTGGGTTTTTGGACTCGTTCCTGGAGCACAAGATTGAAAACGAGCGACTCAAGCGCCGGATAGCAGAGCTCAagcgggaggagcaggacgaggtggaggagtcgCACCGCACGTGGCGGCAGAGTCAGGAAGGAAGATCGGACATCACCCCTTCTGACGCGGACACGTCCActttctttggtggtgggggcgcCAGGCCGACGGCCACGTCGCCGATGTACACCATGTCTGGGAATGCCCCCGCCTCGACCGACATGCCGCCTCCCAACTTGCCCGCGAGCGCCAGcgcggctgcggctgctgctgccgccgccgcggccgTGAGTCTGACGAGGGAGGCGCTGGAGGGAATGACGGGGAGCAACAGGCCGGATTCGATCAGGGACAAGATGGCGCGGTACGAAGGCGGGACGCACGTAGACACGATCGAGATGCTCACCGGGTTGCGGTACCAGcagggggagaggagcagGGGGATCACGACGGGGAACGCGAGCCCGACGCTGGTGAAGGGGGATGCGGGGATCGCGATACCGGCTGACAGGGACCcgagagggggagggggggataagaagaagaagttgaaggtGACGGAGGAGTATGTTTGTACCGATTGCG GAACGCTTGACTCGCCCGAATGGCGCAAGGGACCCAACGGTCCGAAGACGCTCTGCAACGCCTGCGGTCTGAGGtgggcgaagaaggagaagaagaggaataAGGACAATAGCAATAACAGCAATGGGGGAACCGGTAACGGCAACAATGGTGGTGATCATCATCAGATTGAGAATGTTGGTtaa
- a CDS encoding hypothetical protein (EggNog:ENOG503P7YD) gives MGSYREQRPPSLSSHLFPPPIPAFEVLGRPMDPQPAPLIHINGSPGVGKETVAELLTFILGDDKSMLIDVRSLGFEGDTNGVHAHKHLLTPEHPCYFSFDVGMEIFDESTTVNWEGSNKEKKVEQVEDKTPENPCITDNLTRLLLKPSNAARAVVLPAFAPDTVVGRAFVKTLEEAAENTGRLFIPVTLDCASPERIRRTMSLQRQCSYKIRRPSEPALSKCEQVFAPQPVGPVENEVCSRRLAISNYSGLVLDITSANTFAAALQIVDYVKRCRAEKDKDWRNSNSAATTPTGSVGGEKNVKTSG, from the coding sequence ATGGGCTCATATCGCGAACAACGGCCACCgagcctctcctcccacctcttccctccgCCTATTCCTGCTTTCGAAGTACTCGGCCGTCCAATGGACCCGCAACCAGCACCCCTCATTCACATCAATGGATCGCCTGGTGTAGGGAAGGAGACAGTGGCAGAGCTCTTGACCTTCATCCTTGGGGACGACAAGTCAATGTTAATTGACGTACGCAGTCTCGGCTTTGAAGGAGATACCAATGGCGTCCATGCTCACAAACATCTTCTGACTCCGGAACACCCTTGCTACTTCTCGTTCGACGTCGGTATGGAGATATTCGACGAATCGACGACGGTCAACTGGGAGGGCTcgaacaaggagaagaaggttgagcAGGTCGAGGACAAGACGCCAGAGAACCCTTGTATCACCGACAACCTCActcggctgctgctgaagccTTCCAACGCGGCGCGTGCTGTCGTACTTCCAGCCTTTGCCCCCGACACTGTGGTAGGGCGTGCTTTTGTTAAGACGTTGGAAGAAGCTGCCGAGAACACTGGGAGGCTCTTTATACCGGTGACCCTGGACTGCGCCTCCCCTGAACGCATCCGAAGGACAATGAGTCTGCAGAGACAGTGCAGTTATAAGATACGGCGACCGAGTGAACCGGCACTATCGAAATGTGAGCAAGTGTTTGCGCCGCAGCCGGTTGGGCCCGTCGAAAACGAGGTTTGTAGTCGCCGACTCGCCATATCCAACTACAGCGGGCTCGTCCTGGATATCACATCGGCAAACACGTTCGCGGCAGCCCTCCAAATCGTCGACTATGTCAAACGCTGCCGGGCAGAGAAGGATAAAGACTGGCGCAACTCGAATAGCGCTgcgacaacaccaacgggAAGCGTCGGGGGCGAAAAGAACGTGAAGACGTCTGGTTGA
- the GWT1 gene encoding Glucosaminyl phosphatidylinositol (GlcN-PI) nositol acylation protein (EggNog:ENOG503NUJT; COG:I; BUSCO:EOG09264FWI), with amino-acid sequence MAEPDTGANAARTAHSYKQLKEDFVSNLSGGSVIEVAQVCAVAPVVTLLWSVLQSRQSFFKPYTPLAFVIDYLLNVGALLLSVTLYSSSPILLNILLLTAAAFVYAVPPSSSSSKKKLARPSNAKSSTTTNPQGLSVLSTKPFLTNYRGNMLVVTCICILAVDFRLFPRRFAKVETWGTSLMDMGVGSFVYSAGIVASRPLLKERAEGKTTPLGTRLIRSFRHSLPLLALGVVRLLSVKGLDYAEHVTEYGVHWNFFFTLGFLPPFVALFQSALAVVPSYAGLAVLLSVGYQTVLETTGLKGWILVGVRDSLLSMNREGICSFWGYLAIFLAGQDMGMVVLPRSLGSSSKASGKVLLTKMGSWAAVWMGMYFLATDYKYGAGLSVSRRLANLPYMLWVVAFNQGLLFAFAVVDVVVFPQFYSAGDARAEKEAYETATSRVLKAYNRNGLAVFLLGNLLTGLVNMTVPTLHAGGLATMGILVAYMGAVTGVAVGLDAWDVTIKL; translated from the exons ATGGCCGAACCCGACACCGGCGCAAACGCCGCGAGAACAGCTCACAGCTACAAGCAGCTGAAGGAGGATTTCGTGTCCAACTTGTCAGGCGGTTCGGTGATAGAGGTAGCTCAAGTTTGCGCCGTAGCACCA GTAGTAACCCTCCTCTGGTCCGTCCTCCAATCCCGCCAATCCTTCTTCAAACCCTATACCCCGCTCGCCTTCGTAATCGACTACCTCCTCAACGTCggcgccctcctcctctcagtAACCCTCTACTCGAGCTCcccaatcctcctcaacatcctcctcctcaccgccgcAGCCTTTGTCTACGCCgttccaccatcctcctcctcctccaaaaagaaGCTAGCTAGACCTAGCAATGCgaaatcctccaccaccaccaaccctcaagGGCTTTCGGTGCTCTCCACAAAGCCCTTCCTGACAAACTACCGCGGCAACATGCTAGTAGTGACCTGCATCTGCATCCTCGCCGTCGACTTCCGCCTCTTCCCCCGCCGCTTCGCCAAGGTCGAGACCTGGGGGACTTCCCTCATGGACATGGGCGTCGGGTCGTTTGTCTACTCTGCCGGCATTGTCGCCTCTCGGCCTCTGCTAAAAGAGCGCGCAGAGGGCAAgaccacccccctcggcaCAAGATTGATCAGGTCATTCCGTCACTCTTTGCCCCTTCTCGCCTTGGGAGTGGTCAGATTACTCAGTGTCAAAGGGCTGGACTATGCGGAGCACGTGACCGAGTATGGAGTTCACTGGAACTTTTTCTTCACTCTGGGTTTCCTGCCGCCGTTTGTGGCGCTTTTCCAGTCtgcgctggcggtggtgcctTCGTAtgcggggttggcggtgttgttgagtgTAGGGTATCAAACCGTTTTGGAGACGACGGGGCTCAAAGGATGGATTTTGGTTGGGGTGAGGGACAGTTTGCTGTCTATGAACAGGGAGGGGATTTGCAGCTTTTGGGGGTATCTAGCTATCTTCTTGGCCGGGCAGGAcatggggatggtggtgctgcctAGGAGCCTGGGCTCTTCTTCAAAAGCTTCTGGAAAAGTGCTGCTGACGAAGATGGGGAGCTGGGCGGCGGTTTGGATGGGTATGTACTTTTTGGCGACGGACTACAAGTACGGGGCTGGTTTGAGCgtgtcgaggaggttggcaaACTTGCCTTACATGCTGTGGGTTGTGGCGTTCAACCAGGGGCTGCTGTTTGCTTTTGCGGTGGTGGACGTGGTGGTTTTTCCGCAGTTTTACAGCGCGGGGGATgcgagggcggagaaggaggcgtaTGAGACGGCCACGAGCAGGGTGCTGAAGGCGTACAACAGGAATGGGCTGGCGGTGTTTTTGCTGGGGAACTTGCTTACGGGGTTGGTGAATATGACGGTGCCGACGCTTCATGCGGGCGGGCTGGCGACCATGGGGATTTTGGTGGCGTATATGGGGGCTGTgacgggggtggcggtggggttggatgCGTGGGATGTTACGATCAAGTTGTAA
- a CDS encoding hypothetical protein (EggNog:ENOG503P65H), which yields METQTQPRSRPDLSPVYVDHREHQEYCKGPTFTTRTGALFSTATLRSDPPPSAMLPASGNDIAMRLHERAMIDSLDHRGRHLEPQCSPGTARSLSPIVEHGLNSRRVSMASLPLPRVPAPSPQSPSFHHYPRRPTLASETRSILLSGIGDQGSRHPVGFPRITSSSFDDRRQSLPSSVVTPAPRRNSHQLRQELQAWGHVFLGNGSEAQCFVSAVPLRRSSGNSSADDEDTVMKDETTPVTPEPPNQLTVRVRVRPCALDRKPFLLTRTFDMDMLRATVPEPSPVLEGPRRISADARGRNLFPTGRRRSSVISTGEASPGPENILQIRSGNTVPIHKPYACAFFPVLAALLYSKHIQPRDIVDLPLPHPEVWGRTVAHVYTGQGELTEAISQNILYLCGRV from the exons ATGGAGACCCAGACGCAACCTCGCTCGCGCCCAGATTTGTCTCCTGTCTATGTCGACCACCGTGAACACCAGGAGTACTGCAAAGGCCCAACATTCACGACCCGTACCGGTGCCCTTTTCTCTACTGCCACCTTGAGATCagacccccctcccagcgcCATGTTACCAGCTTCTGGCAATGATATAGCGATGAGGCTACACGAGCGAGCCATGATAGATAGCCTAGATCACCGAGGAAGGCACCTCGAGCCTCAGTGCTCCCCTGGCACCGCCCGCTCTCTGTCGCCTATAGTCGAGCACGGGCTAAACTCTCGACGAGTGTCCATGGCAAGCTTGCCTTTGCCCCGAGTGCCAGCTCCTTCCCCGCAGTCACCTTCTTTTCACCATTACCCCAGAAGGCCAACCCTCGCCTCCGAGACGCGATCAATACTGCTGTCAGGAATAGGAGATCAAGGCTCAAGGCATCCCGTTGGATTTCCGCGaatcaccagcagcagctttgATGACCGTCGTCAGTCTTTGCCATCATCAGTTGTGACACCGGCTCCACGAAGGAACAGTCACCAGCTGCGGCAGGAGCTCCAAGCTTGGGGCCATGTCTTTCTGGGCAACGGATCAGAGGCACAATGCTTCGTTTCGGCTGTTCCCCTCAGGAGATCCAGCGGCAATTCATCGGCAGACGACGAAGATACAGTAATGAAGGACGAAACAACGCCAGTCACACCGGAACCACCCAACCAGCTCACAGTTCGTGTTCGAGTTAGACCATGCGCTCTGGACCGAAAACCTTTCCTGTTGACACGGACGTTTGACATGGATATGCTCAGGGCTACCGTCCCGGAACCAAGTCCCGTGCTGGAGGGGCCTAGAAGAATATCGGCCGACGCAAGGGGCCGGAACTTGTTTCCGACTGGCCGTCGTCGATCATCTGTTATCTCGACAGGAGAGGCAAGCCCAGGGCCTGAAAATATATTACAAATTCGAAGTGGAAACACCGTTCCCATCC ACAAGCCATATGCCTGTGCGTTCTTTCCCGTCTTGGCCGCGCTTCTGTATTCAAAGCACATCCAGCCGCGCGACATCGTCGATCTCCCGCTGCCTCACCCCGAAGTGTGGGGTCGAACGGTGGCACATGTATATACAGGCCAAGGGGAGCTAACAGAGGCCATCAGCCAGAACATCTTGTACCTGTGTGGTAGGGTTTGA